The following are encoded in a window of Microcaecilia unicolor chromosome 7, aMicUni1.1, whole genome shotgun sequence genomic DNA:
- the XIAP gene encoding E3 ubiquitin-protein ligase XIAP has protein sequence MSAVQAAEDFAEEQCRIGTFTDFPSSCPVSAATLARAGFFYTGTGDRVECFSCHVTVEGWQHGDSVIGKHRRISPWCKFANGLNFSSDCVQNAGLFLLHNSNPGRIENCLENATPTHTTEHHADLEPDYLLRTRQVVDMSDTLYPKNHAMSSEEARLMTFQNWPAYCPITPRELASAGLYYTGPEDQVACFCCGGVLKNWEPGDQAWVEHKRHFPKCFFVLGRNFGNVANGSNGIEFRTIPNGPSFPTNPEMVQYEARLKTFEMWVFPVNKEQLAKAGFYRLGNEDDATRCFYCGGGLNAWKPNDDPWEQHAKWFPGCNYVVEEKGQEFVNSIQLRHSPSDSEVEATEDRSSLAKDDAILQNPLVQEALQMGFDLTVIKKSMAKKLQTTGENYKSVEVLVADLVEAQSSRILNKASESTPATEVSIQDMLRRLQEEKQCKICMDRSSCVVFIPCGHLVACQACAEAVDKCPICCSIIQRRQKIFMS, from the exons ATGTCTGCAGTTCAAGCAGCAGAAGACTTTGCAGAAGAACAGTGCAGAATTGGAACTTTCACGGATTTTCCTAGCTCCTGTCCTGTCTCAGCTGCCACGCTGGCACGCGCAGGCTTTTTTTACACTGGCACTGGAGACAGAGTGGAGTGCTTTAGTTGCCATGTAACTGTGGAAGGGTGGCAACATGGAGACTCCGTGATTGGCAAGCACAGGAGAATATCCCCATGGTGCAAATTTGCTAATGGCTTAAATTTTAGTAGTGATTGTGTCCAAAATGCAGGCCTCTTCCTTCTCCATAATTCTAATCCAGGCAGAATTGAAAACTGTTTGGAAAATGCAACACCCACACACACTACCGAACACCATGCTGATCTTGAGCCCGATTATCTGTTGAGGACAAGGCAAGTTGTGGACATGTCAGATACGCTGTACCCAAAAAACCATGCCATGAGCAGTGAAGAGGCAAGGCTAATGACGTTCCAGAACTGGCCAGCCTATTGCCCAATAACACCACGGGAACTTGCTAGTGCTGGGCTTTACTACACAGGCCCTGAGGACCAGGTGGCCTGTTTCTGTTGTGGTGGAGTATTGAAAAACTGGGAACCTGGGGATCAAGCTTGGGTTGAACACAAGCGACACTTTCCCAAGTGCTTTTTTGTTCTAGGCCGAAACTTTGGAAATGTGGCTAATGGTTCCAACGGTATTGAATTTCGTACTATTCCTAATGGTCCAAGTTTTCCTACAAATCCAGAGATGGTGCAGTATGAAGCCAGACTGAAGACCTTTGAGATGTGGGTGTTTCCAGTAAACAAGGAACAACTTGCCAAAGCTGGGTTTTATAGGctag GTAATGAGGATGATGCCACAAGATGCTTTTATTGTGGAGGGGGACTGAATGCTTGGAAACCAAATGACGATCCATGGGAGCAACATGCCAAGTGGTTTCCTGG GTGCAACTACGTGGTAGAAGAAAAGGGCCAAGAATTTGTGAACAGCATCCAGTTAAGGCACTCTCCCAGTGATAGCGAG GTTGAAGCTACAGAAGACAGATCATCGTTAGCCAAAG ATGATGCCATCTTGCAGAACCCTTTGGTGCAGGAAGCCTTACAAATGGGTTTTGATCTGACCGTAATAAAAAAAAGCATGGCGAAGAAGCTACAGACAACGGGAGAAAACTATAAGTCAGTTGAAGTCCTTGTGGCAGACTTGGTGGAAGCTCAGAGCAGTCGTATACTGAATAAAGCTAGTGAGAGCACCCCTGCAACAG agGTGAGTATCCAGGATATGTTAAGGCGCTtacaggaagaaaagcagtgtaaGATCTGCATGGACAGGAGCAGCTGCGTGGTTTTTATCCCTTGCGGGCACTTAGTTGCTTGTCAGGCATGTGCTGAGGCAGTTGATAAGTGCCCGATATGTTGCAGCATCATTCAGAGAAGACAGAAGATTTTCATGTCCTGA